acacttattcacacacattcactacggccgGTTTAGttttattcagtttacctataactatagcttatgtctttggactttaggggaaaccggagcacccagaggaaacccacacgaacaccgggagaacatgctaactccacacagaaatgccaactgacccagccgggacacgaaccttgctgtgaggcgacagtgctaaccactgtgccaccatgtcgtCACTATTTCTGCTATTATAAATGATTCAAATCTTAATTCAAGTGATGAAAACTCTATAAACCTAGGTGTGTGCATGGTTTCCCTCAATGTCTTATCCATTGCAATTTCTAttaaaagtttttatattttattgtgttaGCTGACCGTCTTGTAGTGTAAATATATGCTTTTATGGTGAcaaaaataatgtagtgtaaaaaagCCATATGTTTAATTGTGGCAAACGTTATAAACTATACCTTTAAAGCCGGCAGGAATCGTGATGCAGTGCGGGCTGCAAACACATATCCCCTCTTACTCTCAGGTTTGTGTTGGAGTTCATACAGAAGTGTGCCAACCTGCGAAGTTAAAATGACACGCTCATTAACATTATTACTGATActaattattatagtttttttttctttttgcctcATGTTTTAAAAATCCATTATCCATTAATTCTCACCGTGTGGTTGTCGTAACATCCGGGTCCTCCTTCAGCTGAACCAAACTGTGAGAGCATTTCATTTCCCATTCGGTCAGGCGCAAAGTGCGTCGGAAACATGAGACGTTTCTGGCAGCTGCCGAAAGCGACTCTTGAAACTTGAGTTGAGAAGAATTAATGAAGAAAATCATATTTAATGGAAGATTGTGTGTTTTTTGCTAGTAACGTAATGGTGAAATAAATTACCTGAGCCCCGTGTCGCCATAGCTTCCGGATGTTTACTGGTAAACATGGCAACCAGGTGTAAATGAATGCTGATGATTTTTAgcaatatatagtttttttgtgaaaaaccatggaaaataattaaacgaTGATGCTTCATATGGGGGCTTCACAAGAGCTTCACAAGAGCTTATAAAATGTAACAATGCTATTTagtatttgttatatttatttatttagtatttagcctatatatatatatatatatatatatatatatatatatatatatatatatatatatatatatatatatatatatttatatatatattgtaccaCACATTAATTACAAATCAGCTGATCTAACGTTAGACAGGCAAAAATCGGTTTGGCGGTTTTAGACTTAACTAACGTTACGTTAAGCATTTGAGTGTGTTTTCTCTTTTTAGAAATATTTAGCTTTTATTCGGCTACTTAAAAAACAAAGTGGCGCAGAAGAGTGCATAAAGTTCAAGAGGGTTTCTATAATGTTTGTAAAAAGAATTACAAACAAATCATGAATTAAAATTCAAATGTTCTGGttaataaaagcaaataattagaaaaaagtttaatattacattttttgagCTTTTTTATGGTATTAAACAGTAATTATCTAAAGCAGTGATTCTCAAATTATTTTCAAGTACTACCTtcaaaattgtctctccaagtaccaccataatgaccagtattgaaatacagtagcgtagtaggcccagtgaAGCAgttacagctctgcacagttgaaaaacaaggcagattaattcctattattaagaatattattgtcagccactttaaacattataaatagttttaacattaacactgtactgtgcttacagacaaaaacaaacaaacaaacaacaaaataaaatgtcaacatttaaattgaaatgtgcttttaaactactgttcttaaaaaaacTCCAGTGCTTAAATGTAATATGTATGTTGCAccttatatataggctatatgtcatcatattcataattattttgctaaattttgaaatatatgttacaTGTacacatatgacatatttgattcctccgcatACCACTAAGAGAGtccatgtaccactagtggtaccaCAGTTTGAACCACTGATCTACAGTATCAAAATCAAAACATTAAGATAAATAATTAGATGTGGTCGAAACTAAAGAGAGAAGTAAAAGAAAAACATCCAAGATTTCCGGGGTCATAAAACAGATTTATCATATAGTTGATAATAGTATCATGAGTTTCAACTACACTATTATGTTCATTTCTTATCTTGATTTATATCATTTTCAATTGGTTTATATGTATTGCATTATCCTTGAAGCTTGATTAAAAGTGACACCTGGCATGTTAAGGATGAACTGGAGTGAATTAACAGCTCTCTCTTCCACCCTATTGTGTGTGGCACGTGCGTAACCACTGGCTACTTGAGAGTACTCACTTTACCTCACTTACTGTAACTGTTAactgtaaactttattgtccccTTCTGGAGTAATTTGTTGTGTAGCTTAATAGATTTACACaattcacaacacacacataaaaaaaaaaaaacaactcacagCATCAGAAGTACAAACAGCGGCAACTTCTTCCCCTTAAAATTCAGAAAATCTTAGCAAcaaattaaaatcattttttttcaatgGGACCCATACCGAGATCCTGAAATAAGGCTTTGAACTGAATCAAAAAGAGGGTGCACACTGAAACCTGAGACAAACATTCAAATTAAAGATTGGGTTTAACCTGAAGACCGAACTCTTGTTACAGCAGTTCATTCAGTCATCTGAGTGCACTGCTAAAGAAAACACATAAGCAGCATTATTGCTTTTCAGAATCTTGCCTGTCTTAAAATTTCAAAAATTGTAAACTGAATTTCCTCATTGCTCATCCAAAGTAAACAAGAATTTCCTTTCCAAAGAATTTCCTTATAACACTCATTTGTTATCAACAGATAATGATTTATAAAGTCTGCGACTGTTATATATACCATGCGCTCAGATGTCTAGAAACAATTCCAGAATTACCCCTCCATCCACACATTCAACATGTTGGTGCACAAGCTGAGCCTGATCATTTGTAAGTCTTGCTTTACAaccaattcatatttattcattttaatattttctgttttaacttgtttgtgtttgtttgatttcAGTGATGCTGTTGCTGTGTCACCTTGGTGAGGCAACAGATTCATTCATAATGTCTCTTTAGCTTAAAAGGACTTTCAAGTATACACTAAAAAATTACCTGTTTAAACTTCTTCTAAAACGAATtgcaacaacacaattcttaagttttttttttttgagggggacAACCGAATCATTTGaagttcaatccatttaaatttgtaaaaataattaagttaacttaattaatttgtgttgggacaacatgaaggtatCATATAGAGCATTTTTTTTAGATcaatcttatttttttacaagTCATTTTACCTTCTCACATACCTGCAGGTGTAGACGCTAAAAGAACAGTCACTTGTGAAGGAGGATCTGCACACCTCAGCTGTGGTAAGCAATGCATTCATTATGTTCaatggaaaattattattaaatttggaCTTTTTCTTTTGGTCAGAAAACAATCAATTAACTCCCCCaaattgtgtatttgtttatttctttgtaaTATGTCAGACTTGGGATTCGTAAAAGTCCTTGAAGCTAACTTTGGACGGACGGATCGTACAACATGCATTAGTGGGAGACCAGCAAATCAGATCAACAATGTACACTGCTTTAGAGAATCATCCCTCAGTACAATGTCAGCTCGGTAAGATTAAGATTTTTACCCCAAAAGTTACACGTGTTAATAATTTCTCACCCTCATCTTGTTCTAATCCTGTAAAACCtttatttatcttcagaacacaaattaagcgattttagatgaaatcctggaacTCTCGGAccttccatagacagcaatggccaCAAAATATTCAAGAgtccagaaaatgaatgaaaacatcaaaatatttcatgttactTCAGTGGTTCGACTGTGCCAAGAACACTTTTCTGTggcaaaaaaaactgaaaacgttTTGTCTTCAGCCTCAGATACTGGTGTGTGTTTACTACTGTGTAATACAACACATGTTGCTCTGCTAATTCTAATGGCCACACTGCCTGTAGTAAATGTGCACCATGACAACCTGACGCAAGAGAGAAGATGTAGGCGAACAGAGATGaagttactgttttatggtgcaaaaaaaaaatgttcatggaCCTTCTCATGATtaaagttgaaccactgaagtcacatggaatgttgtgacaatgtttttggttccttttcttgaCTTTGAATGTCTCAGGACCATTAGAGGATGAGGGGGCTCtcaaatttcatctaaaatacatgtgtgccaaaaataaatgaataattaagggTATTGGTATAGGCGTGAGTAATTAATGATCAAATTTTTATTTCTtgatgaactaaccctttaagtacCTCTTCCCGTCTGTTCATGTTTCAGGTGTGATGGAATTAAAAGCTGTTCAGTTCCTGCAGTGAACTCAGTTTTCTCTGATCCTTGTTTTGGAACTCATAAATTCCTGGATATTACGTATGACTGCATCCCATCAAGTAAGCGGGTTGTTTTACACACAATTTCCACTGTAAATCTAACTGAATCTACATTTCCTCCCTTTTTATATATCCAATAACAGTCAATACAAATCTCTGTTCTCCCTAAAATAATTCTAGAAAGAAGTGTAACCTGTGAAAATACCCAAAGTGTAATCGTTTGTGGTAAGattctcttttctttttatttctatgCTCTGATTATAACAATATTGCTTTCTTTTTGTAATACATGGGAGTCTTTTAACTTATGAACCATGTCTGCATAtaattttcaaatacatttttaaagaatttattgtTGCCAAAGtaacttctgtcatcattcaccTGATTAACAGCTCTATTATCTGATAACTCCGTTACAGGAATTAAGCCACAAAgtaattttaattcatttcaatattattataactCACAAAGAGAAAAATGCAACTACATATTTGTACTAttcttgaaaagaaaaaaaaaacttctccttatttttaagtatttataagtattgtgaacttaaATTCTGTCTGTGCAAAGTTGTGACAAGATTTTGGGAGAAAGTGgtagattttgtttttaaatgagattttaaagttaaatattaatttttacattaaaagttGTCATTTTCTGAAGCAAACGTTACAAAGGATTTTACACAGGCAAAAATGAATCAATTCACCTcccatatttacatttttaatgtaaaataatggaaATTCATGAGATAATATGACAAATTACTCAATCCCTCATTACAGAGTAAGTGtgcattttacatttcatttttctgtgctatacatacatttacatgttttaatttaGCAGACGTGTCTATCATAAAAAGTATTTTGATCCCGTAGAAATATTTTTTAGCTGAAACGTCGATTGCTGATGAATCACATTATGAAAGTTAACAAACATATGCAAAAATACTGGCTCCTGATGTTACACTGAGGTTTTAAATGAAATGACCacagtctgtgcaagaaactaaaCCTCATTATCTTTAATCCAGCCTCGCCACATGGTACTGGAATCTGAAACCAATTAATTTATGCCTTTACACACTTAAAAGTAAACCAATGCTTATTAAATGCTCATCATCATTGTCTGTTTTCATGTTTCAAAAGGTTCTGGTGTTATTTTGGTTCATTATGCCAACTATGGACGCCGTGATCTCTCCACCTGCCCTCATAAATTGGCAAAGACACCACACTGCTACTCTCCTCAGACCAGCAGCCTGCGCTCCAGGTACAGCAGAAAAACATTTACCGTAGCTCACTATTTTTACCATAGCTCACTATTTATGTAAGTCATACTCTGCCTGACATTATCATGTGTCTTGCAAAGCTAATTTATCACATTAATCCAGACATAACAATATTGATTTGAGTTTGTTACATAAAAAAGGTGCTGCCTTTTAATAAAACAGCTATTTAGATGAAGAGtattaatatttgttgttgttttacctcaTCAGATGCAATGGGAAGAAGTCTTGTTCTCTGAGCGCTTCAAATTCTCTCTATTCTGATCCATGCCCGCGTGTCAACAAGTATCTGGAAGTGACATACAGCTGTGTATAACTTAACAATTATCATGTCACACAAAAGTAGTCAATTTGTGTATCCTTTAATACGAATTGTTCTCTATAGATGTTTATAGCAGATACTCTTGGTTTGAGAAATTGATTAAATGTGTATCTAGTCATGCTGTTCTCTGTGTTTTGTGTAGTTCTGTAAtaaaggacttttattttgaatcgttttatattttcattgtttcattttcactttctgtGTTAAGTTACTGGGTTTAACTGCACTTGTAGGGCATTTTACAGTAGTACTGgctatgttattattttaaatttaataataaactcTTCATGTTTAGTATATCTGATATAATACAGTGAAACAACCCCACAAACTACAGCCAAAGAGAGGGATaaaaagttttgttgtttaaatctaTTAATGGCATTAAAATGGAACTGAATTGATAGTAGaaataaaaaactgaagaaaTGTTAAAACACTCAAACAAAAAACCATAAACACCATGTTCAATGGTTAGGAAGAAACAGCAAATAGAGAAACAGCCGAACAGACAAATTCACAAGATTAAACTTAAGCACTGGTTCAATGATACATGTGTGAataaaatatgatgaattaaagtcTCACATCCTAAGAAATTCAAAAATGGTTTCCATTACTAAACCCAACACATAAAACACTCCTCCAAGTGTCTAATGAGTGAATCATTTAGCACAACTTGTTTttgcaaagaaataaaaatagataaaaaaaagtcACCTCACTTTAGGACTAAATGATTTTAGAAAACATTCTGTTATATTTTTGACCAGCATTGTGATGGCAATTTAATGTCGTTTCAATATATGTGCCAACATATGGGCAAAGTTTCTAATCCTGATGTAAAATATGATTAACAAatcatataaattaataataatttgagcATGTCATTTACCATGCTTTTTTTGGGACAGATACACAAACAGAACACAGTGTTACTATCCCTGTATTTGAAACCCTTTAAGTGTTCATTGTTGAGTGATGAGACGGATACAGAGTTCCAATAATGGCCAATAATGAGCACTAACGTTGTCTCAGTCACAATTCACAAACACTCCCGGACAGCATGAACACAATTCCATAGAGCACAGCAATACACTTTTCTTCCCAATTAGAACATATGACATTTTTTAAGGACTACATTGCCCATAAAGCATTTCCTTATGGACTACAACGTCTGAGTACTTTTTCGTTTGTCATTTTAGggcaaaaaaaaagttctgaaaagCTAAATGACGGTGTACAGTGCAAGAATAGTCCAACAGCCCTGCACTGTAGGCGTGCTGTTAGCTAAAGTTAAAAGACTTACACATAAAGTAGGCTATTAGTAGCTATAGGTCTGAACAAGTTCACTTGCATGCAAATGAAAAACATGATTGTGCACACTGTCTTTTTACGGGTTTTTactctaaaaaaaaacatgaaataacgGCCTTTAACttacaaaaatgtacagtaaaataatggaaattaaattacaaaaatttccttacatttaaatttctgtgagcataaaaaacactgtaaaacctaacagtgaaaatcactaaattaaataagttagtttaacttataataaaaaatactttgacCTAATAAAAAAGAGAACTTAATATCTGATTACACTAAGCAGAACTCAAACCTAATGAGTTATGAATAAGTTAATTCGATTTTTTGTCTTAACTCTAATGCTAGAAGCAAtaccaaaccatttgagtaactCTATAGATGTTtggactttgttttgttttattaactgAACTCATATCGATTTGATGACTGAAAACGTTTAAATTAACATTGCTCTAAATATTTGATGATAACAACACaaataatatatgtgtatatcacTCAATATATAcataagtttacagtactcaaaacA
The nucleotide sequence above comes from Danio rerio strain Tuebingen ecotype United States chromosome 23, GRCz12tu, whole genome shotgun sequence. Encoded proteins:
- the LOC103909700 gene encoding L-rhamnose-binding lectin CSL3 isoform X1 → MLVHKLSLIILMLLLCHLGVDAKRTVTCEGGSAHLSCDLGFVKVLEANFGRTDRTTCISGRPANQINNVHCFRESSLSTMSARCDGIKSCSVPAVNSVFSDPCFGTHKFLDITYDCIPSKRSVTCENTQSVIVCGSGVILVHYANYGRRDLSTCPHKLAKTPHCYSPQTSSLRSRCNGKKSCSLSASNSLYSDPCPRVNKYLEVTYSCV
- the LOC103909700 gene encoding L-rhamnose-binding lectin CSL3 isoform X2; this translates as MLVHKLSLIILMLLLCHLGVDAKRTVTCEGGSAHLSCDLGFVKVLEANFGRTDRTTCISGRPANQINNVHCFRESSLSTMSARCDGIKSCSVPAVNSVFSDPCFGTHKFLDITYDCIPSSSGVILVHYANYGRRDLSTCPHKLAKTPHCYSPQTSSLRSRCNGKKSCSLSASNSLYSDPCPRVNKYLEVTYSCV